From Candidatus Polarisedimenticolia bacterium, one genomic window encodes:
- a CDS encoding DUF6788 family protein, with protein sequence MTTRALRARRRRLARSLPDVEGLISGSVVEQGRRCGKEGCRCARGELHGPYTYVVLPRAGGRTPTVYVPASAAEAVRRGAAISLQVRGALEEISRINIELLARGELT encoded by the coding sequence ATGACCACTCGAGCCCTACGGGCCCGTCGTCGACGTCTTGCGCGCTCGCTGCCAGACGTGGAGGGGCTGATCTCCGGCTCGGTAGTCGAACAAGGACGGCGTTGTGGCAAGGAGGGATGCCGATGCGCGAGGGGCGAGTTGCACGGTCCCTACACCTACGTGGTGCTCCCACGAGCGGGAGGCCGTACCCCCACGGTGTACGTGCCGGCCTCGGCGGCCGAGGCGGTGCGCCGGGGAGCGGCGATCTCACTCCAGGTGCGTGGCGCCCTGGAGGAGATCTCACGCATCAACATCGAGCTCCTGGCTCGGGGGGAGCTGACCTAA